In one window of Henckelia pumila isolate YLH828 chromosome 1, ASM3356847v2, whole genome shotgun sequence DNA:
- the LOC140873064 gene encoding galactan beta-1,4-galactosyltransferase GALS1 isoform X2, translating into MRKDGTPPSATAYPIGKLFLCFETKPLLATFLALTLVLLLLNLQPYYENLLSPPPRCSVTTQSSVPIRSAAAVPLGNKKLMRSPVDPNKRIFQAYGNAAALFVQMGAYRGGSRTFSVVGLASKPIHVYGRPWYKCEWIPDNGNASVRAKAFKILPDWGYGRVYTVVVVNCTFDSNPNADNAGGKLILYAYYTGSPRRYEKFTALEEAPGAYDDSKYQPPYKYEYLYCGSSLYGNLSAHRVREWMAYHAWFFGSSSHFVFHDAGGVSAEVRAVLEPWIRAGKVTLQDIRAQAEYDGYYYNQFLVVNDCLHRHRHASNWTFYFDIDEYIYLPNGNTLESVMRELSNTTQFTIEQNAMSSVLCLNDSSDYSRQWGFEKLVFKDSRTRIRRDRKYAIQAKNAFATGVHMSENVVGGTRHNTETKIRYYHYHNSITVQEELCRNIVPLTARNTTTWVDKISYVYDDNMRLLVPVIKEFERNTIGGGVE; encoded by the exons ATGAGGAAAGACGGAACTCCGCCGTCCGCCACCGCATATCCCATCGGAAAACTCTTCCTCTGCTTCGAGACCAAGCCTCTTCTCGCTACATTCCTAGCTCTGACGCTGGTCTTGCTCCTTCTCAACCTCCAGCCTTACTACGAGAATCTACTCTCCCCGCCTCCACGATGCTCCGTTACCACCCAATCTTCGGTGCCTATCAGGTCCGCCGCCGCCGTTCCTCTGGGGAACAAGAAGCTCATGAGGTCCCCCGTCGATCCCAACAAGCGTATTTTCCAAGCATACGGAAACGCCGCCGCCCTCTTTGTTCAGATGGGTGCGTACCGCGGCGGATCCCGCACATTCTCGGTGGTGGGCCTGGCTTCGAAACCCATCCACGTCTACGGTCGTCCTTGGTACAAGTGCGAGTGGATCCCTGACAATGGAAACGCTTCCGTCAGAGCCAAGGCCTTCAAGATTCTCCCCGACTGGGGCTACGGCCGCGTCTACACCGTCGTCGTGGTGAACTGCACCTTCGATTCCAACCCCAACGCCGACAACGCCGGAGGGAAGCTGATACTCTACGCCTACTACACCGGCTCCCCCCGCCGGTACGAGAAGTTCACCGCCTTGGAAGAAGCGCCGGGCGCGTACGACGATTCCAAATACCAACCGCCATACAAGTACGAGTACCTTTACTGCGGTTCGTCCTTGTACGGGAACCTGAGCGCACACAGAGTGAGGGAGTGGATGGCTTATCACGCTTGGTTCTTCGGCTCCAGCTCCCACTTCGTATTCCACGACGCCGGCGGCGTGTCGGCCGAGGTCAGGGCGGTGCTGGAGCCATGGATCCGAGCTGGGAAAGTGACGCTGCAGGATATCAGGGCACAAGCAGAGTACGATGGATACTATTACAACCAATTCTTGGTGGTGAACGATTGCCTCCACAGGCATCGTCACGCCTCCAATTGGACCTTCTATTTCGACATTGACGAGTATATTTATCTTCCCAACGGCAACACATTAGAATCTGTGATGCGAGAATTATCAAACACCACCCAGTTCACCATCGAGCAAAACGCCATGTCCAGTGTCCTCTGCTTGAACGATTCCTCCGATTACTCCAG GCAATGGGGTTTTGAGAAGCTGGTGTTCAAGGACTCCCGGACCAGAATAAGAAGGGATCGCAAGTACGCCATACAAGCAAAGAACGCATTCGCGACGGGTGTGCACATGTCCGAGAACGTGGTCGGCGGGACACGACACAACACGGAGACCAAAATAAGATACTATCACTACCACAACTCGATCACCGTGCAGGAAGAGCTATGCCGGAACATCGTCCCCTTGACAGCCCGGAACACGACGACTTGGGTCGATAAGATCTCGTATGTGTATGATGATAATATGAGATTGCTGGTTCCTGTGATCAAAGAATTCGAGAGGAACACCATTGGAGGAGGAG TGGAATAA
- the LOC140873064 gene encoding galactan beta-1,4-galactosyltransferase GALS1 isoform X1: MRKDGTPPSATAYPIGKLFLCFETKPLLATFLALTLVLLLLNLQPYYENLLSPPPRCSVTTQSSVPIRSAAAVPLGNKKLMRSPVDPNKRIFQAYGNAAALFVQMGAYRGGSRTFSVVGLASKPIHVYGRPWYKCEWIPDNGNASVRAKAFKILPDWGYGRVYTVVVVNCTFDSNPNADNAGGKLILYAYYTGSPRRYEKFTALEEAPGAYDDSKYQPPYKYEYLYCGSSLYGNLSAHRVREWMAYHAWFFGSSSHFVFHDAGGVSAEVRAVLEPWIRAGKVTLQDIRAQAEYDGYYYNQFLVVNDCLHRHRHASNWTFYFDIDEYIYLPNGNTLESVMRELSNTTQFTIEQNAMSSVLCLNDSSDYSRQWGFEKLVFKDSRTRIRRDRKYAIQAKNAFATGVHMSENVVGGTRHNTETKIRYYHYHNSITVQEELCRNIVPLTARNTTTWVDKISYVYDDNMRLLVPVIKEFERNTIGGGGLASSQSLPHSHS, encoded by the exons ATGAGGAAAGACGGAACTCCGCCGTCCGCCACCGCATATCCCATCGGAAAACTCTTCCTCTGCTTCGAGACCAAGCCTCTTCTCGCTACATTCCTAGCTCTGACGCTGGTCTTGCTCCTTCTCAACCTCCAGCCTTACTACGAGAATCTACTCTCCCCGCCTCCACGATGCTCCGTTACCACCCAATCTTCGGTGCCTATCAGGTCCGCCGCCGCCGTTCCTCTGGGGAACAAGAAGCTCATGAGGTCCCCCGTCGATCCCAACAAGCGTATTTTCCAAGCATACGGAAACGCCGCCGCCCTCTTTGTTCAGATGGGTGCGTACCGCGGCGGATCCCGCACATTCTCGGTGGTGGGCCTGGCTTCGAAACCCATCCACGTCTACGGTCGTCCTTGGTACAAGTGCGAGTGGATCCCTGACAATGGAAACGCTTCCGTCAGAGCCAAGGCCTTCAAGATTCTCCCCGACTGGGGCTACGGCCGCGTCTACACCGTCGTCGTGGTGAACTGCACCTTCGATTCCAACCCCAACGCCGACAACGCCGGAGGGAAGCTGATACTCTACGCCTACTACACCGGCTCCCCCCGCCGGTACGAGAAGTTCACCGCCTTGGAAGAAGCGCCGGGCGCGTACGACGATTCCAAATACCAACCGCCATACAAGTACGAGTACCTTTACTGCGGTTCGTCCTTGTACGGGAACCTGAGCGCACACAGAGTGAGGGAGTGGATGGCTTATCACGCTTGGTTCTTCGGCTCCAGCTCCCACTTCGTATTCCACGACGCCGGCGGCGTGTCGGCCGAGGTCAGGGCGGTGCTGGAGCCATGGATCCGAGCTGGGAAAGTGACGCTGCAGGATATCAGGGCACAAGCAGAGTACGATGGATACTATTACAACCAATTCTTGGTGGTGAACGATTGCCTCCACAGGCATCGTCACGCCTCCAATTGGACCTTCTATTTCGACATTGACGAGTATATTTATCTTCCCAACGGCAACACATTAGAATCTGTGATGCGAGAATTATCAAACACCACCCAGTTCACCATCGAGCAAAACGCCATGTCCAGTGTCCTCTGCTTGAACGATTCCTCCGATTACTCCAG GCAATGGGGTTTTGAGAAGCTGGTGTTCAAGGACTCCCGGACCAGAATAAGAAGGGATCGCAAGTACGCCATACAAGCAAAGAACGCATTCGCGACGGGTGTGCACATGTCCGAGAACGTGGTCGGCGGGACACGACACAACACGGAGACCAAAATAAGATACTATCACTACCACAACTCGATCACCGTGCAGGAAGAGCTATGCCGGAACATCGTCCCCTTGACAGCCCGGAACACGACGACTTGGGTCGATAAGATCTCGTATGTGTATGATGATAATATGAGATTGCTGGTTCCTGTGATCAAAGAATTCGAGAGGAACACCATTGGAGGAGGAGGTCTTGCTTCTTCCCAATCACTCCCCCATTCCCATTCTTGA